The genomic DNA GAACGTTCAACGTTCCCACGAGCTACCGGCCGAAACGGATTCACATGCACGACCCTTGGTCACCGATGGTCAACAAAAGTGTTGACACGTCAGATCTAGGCGTGTCCGTAGAAGATCTTCCGAAGTGTGATGAAGTCAACGCAACTTTATTGTGCTTCTTGGAGAAAGAGCTAAAGGGTCACAACATCTCAGAGGGTGGAGGAGAAGACGGCTTCTATGTACACATTGGAACACAGACTTACAACATCCCATCTGCTCCGTTCAAACAGGAAGCCTCGCTGGCAGACATCATCCCAGACCCACACAAAGGCCTCTATGTCCAGATCCAAGCTGAGGACATCACCAGAAGACACAACTTTACCAACTCTGCCTTTAGTTACCTCTGTGGCCACATCTTCCGCCGCGATGAGTACCACACTCACTTCAAGAACGTGCACTTGGACATCCAGTCCTGCCTGAACGGCTGGTTCGAGCAGCGCTGCCCTCTAGCATACCTAGGCTGCAACTACAGCCAGAGGAGGTTCCAACCCGTAGGTCAGAGAGCCACGGTCACCTACCGCCAGGATCTCAGCACCTTCAGCCTCAAACCAGAGGGCCCCTCGATGCTGTCCGACTCTGAGAAGACCATCAGCATCGCCTCTGACAGGAAGCATCCCCGAAAGCTGGACCCATTGAGCAGACTTCCCTTTGAGATCCTCCATCACCTGGCAGGGTTCCTGGACAGCTTTAGTCTGTCTCAGCTGTCCCAGGTGTCCCAGTTGATGAGGGAGGTGTGTGTCACACtgctagaggagagggggatggtctATCTGAAATGGGAGAAGAAGACCTACTCCCATGGAGGGTCTTCATGGAAATGCAGAAAAAATGTGAGTACTTTGcctgaaaaaaataataattaagggATGGAAATCATCcctttttgtgttattacattgtTTTGTCTTGTACTATCTGGTATAGAGTCCATGGTCattaaatgtaaatgaaacaccaacatagtgtcttaacagggcgttgggccaccacgaaccagaacagcttcaatgcaccttggcatagagcCTACaggtgtcttaatagggcgttgggccaccacgaaccagaacagcttcaatgcaccttggcatagagcCTACaggtgtcttaatagggcgttgggccaccacgaaccagaacagcttcaatgcaccttggcatagagcCTACaggtgtcttaatagggcgttgggccaccacaaaccagaacagcttcaatgcaccttggcacaGAGCCTACaggtgtcttaatagggcgttgggccaccacgaaccagaacagcttcaatgcaccttggcatagattctacaagtgtctcaAACTCTTTTGGAGGGATACGGGACCATAcgtccacgagaaattccataagTTGGTGTTTTGTTGACGGGGGTGGAAAACGCTGTGTCAGGCGCTGCTACAGAATCTCCCATAAATGTTCACACACGCACACCATTTAAATCCCCATATTctcccctctttcaaagtcactgagatctcttcctctagccatggtagccaaaataactGGCAACTGAgcattttatacatgaccctaagcatgatgggatgttaattgcttaattaactcaggaatgacacctgtgtggaagcacctgctttcaatatactttgtatccctcatttactcaaatgTTTCCTTTGTGTTGGCAGTTACTTGTTTATACtgtatgcagtaccagtcaaaagattggacgcacatttttactattttctacattgtagaagacattgtgaatacatcaaaactatgaaataacacatatggaatcatgtaagtagccaccctttgccttgatgacggctttgcacactcttggcattctctcaaccagcgccatgaggtagtcacctggaatgcatttcaattaacaggtgtgcattgttaaaagttcatttgtggaatttctttccttcttaatgcacttgagccaatcagttgtgttgtgacaaggtagagttggtatacagaacatatccctatttggtaaaagaccaagtccgtattatggcaagaacagctcaaataagcaaagagaaatgacagtccatcattactttaagacttgaaggtcagtcaatacggaacatttcaagaactttgaaagtttcttattatggcaagaacagctcaaataagtaaagctaaaaatgacagtccatcattacttcaagacataaAGGTCTGTCAATCTGGAAAAtagatgcttcacagagttcaagtaacagacacatctcaacatcaactgttcagaagagacctCGTGAATAAGACCTTcaaggtcgaattgctgcaaagaaaccactactaaaggacaccaataagaagaagagacttgcttgggctaagaaatacagatttaaatgcattccaggtgatgacctcatgaagctggttgagagaatgccaagagtgtgcaaagcagtcatcaaggcaaagggtggctactttgaagaataaaatatattttcatttgtttaagacttttttggttactacatgattccatgtgtgttatttcatagttttgacgtcttcactattattctacaatgtagaaaatataaaaaattaagaaaaacccttgaatgagtaggtgtgtcctaacttttgactggtactgtggcAGTTGTAGCTTCCCTGGGCGAACCCACATTCAGTGCCCCCCTGCCTAGTTCACTAACtatcccaggcagtagcctgcctagctcactaactatcccaggcagtagcctgcctagctcactaactatcccaggcagtagcctgcctagcacACTAACtatcccaggcagtagcctgcctagctcactaactatcccaggcagtagcctgcctagctcactaactatcccaggcagtagcctgcctagctcactaACTATCCCAGGCAGTAACCTGCCTAGCTCACTAACtatcccaggcagtagcctgcctagctcactaactatcccaggcagtagcctgcctagttCACTAACtatcccaggcagtagcctgcctagctcactaACTATCCCAGGCAGTAACCTGCCTAGCTCACGAACtatcccaggcagtagcctgcctagctcactaACTATCCCAGGCAGTAACCTGCCTAGTTCACTAACtatcccaggcagtagcctgcctagctcactaactatcccaggcagtagcctgcctagttCACTAACtatcccaggcagtagcctgcctagctcactaactatcccaggcagtagcctgcctagttCACTAACtatcccaggcagtagcctgcctagctcactaACTAGAATCAGAttgcccactccgacaaggttaattgacccacagtcccacacagtcagatgatatcattgacgtgacgtgcaaatgagcgatagaaaaccgatgtCACCATTCTGATTTTTTTTGTGCGGCCGCCCCGTGTCGCCCGTGCCGTCTATACCTATATAACCCGCCACtgactgtatatacatatatatatataaataaaatacatacatatatacacaacaacaacataacaacatttCCTATCTCTATCCCCACCCAACCCATCCCCTCCAGAAGTAGGCAGGCTTATAGTCTAAAGTCTATGTTAGGACCAATACTGGTGGAAGTAGGCCTATTCGTCCTGCCATAGACTTTCATTGGAAAGTGAAAGGCAGAATGAACATGTCACTGGTTCTAAACAATACTGTTGTTGTTTGGTCACATCACATGATTTAGTTCTGTCTACTGACCCACCAGGTGGTTAGGTCCGTCAGTCACTGTGTGATAGCATAGTTACCAGGTCACCCTAATATGACCGCCCAGCCCTATACGGCATCCAGCCACATTCTCTACATCTCTTCTGGACAGAGAAATGGATCCAGCCTGGTCTGAGGGTTGCTTCCCAatcggcaccctattccctgtaacCTGAACTACTGGACTACATAGGTAATAGGTTGCCACTTGGGATACAGCCTAAATCTCAGTCTTGTCCCAACAggaaccctattccccatatagagctatgggtcctggtcaaaagtagtgcactatgtagagaataggatgCCGTTTGGGATGCATTTCTAGTCCTATGACAGCTGTTGCATTGTAAAGAGCCCCCTGACTACTCCCTGCATTCCTCTCAGACACGATTATGAGTTGAATTACCCATCGCAGTGTTTGGCACCAAccaatcagagagagaaagagagagcctgtCTGTGTGTCCACGGGACAAAGGGCATGCCAATGATATCAGTGGTCTGGAATGCCACCAAGCCCTTGTTGCCAGTCAGCTCTGCCACACTAACGACTCAGTTATCTCATAACTGTCTCCAGCTCAAATGCTACCCTTGTCCCTTTGTAGTGCATTTGTTTTGATCAAGACCTGTAGCGCACTattgtagggaataggatgccaactGGGATGTACATATAGACAACAGGTTGCTAGGCAGGAAATCCATACACATCAACAATGGGAACAGTATAAACCTGCATACGGAATAAACAGGATGTTGTTACCAATGAAATAGAGCTTCATATCAAGATGTACCATGCATCAGAACTTAGTATACTacaattatattatatatatatatattatatacaatTATATTTTACTAGGAGTTTGTTCCTGACCACGTGGCTTGAGAGGTCatagagtttttcctggtcagatcACATTGTCAGGAAAAATTCCTTGACCCACTCTAATACTCTGTGTAATAAaaaacattctctctctgtctctgtctctgtctctgtctctgtctctctgtgtctctgtgtctctgtgtctctgtctctgtgtctctgtgtctctctgtctctctgtctctctgtctctgtgtctctgtgtctctgtgtctctctgtctctctgtctctctgtctctgtgtctctgtgtctctgtgtctctgtctctctgtctctctgtcgctttGGTTTCCTAAGGTATGGGAGTTTAGCAGTCTGTTTTCCAAGGTGGACAGGTGGTGCTTTGACGATGTCCCCTCCATGTCTGAGCACCTGAAGGTCTGCCCTTTCTACCAGAGAGAGGAGCTCAGTATGCCTGTAAAACTAGCCAGTATGGAGGGGGCCAGAGAGAGACCCCAGAGCCTACTGGACCTGCTCCAGGAGTATGACCTGCCTTTAGCAGACCAATGACATTATCAGGAATTGGCGGTAGGTAACCTAGCAGCTAAGGAGTTGGACCTGTAGCCGAAAAGTCACCGATTTGAATCCTGGACCGGGCACTCGATTGATCTGAGGGGTGCTGGCTTTAAATCCTAAGAACAATTCCCTTCCGTTGGGCCTTGGAGCAAGGCACTGCACTGCAGCTTGACCCTGTGCTCCTCTCAACTGTGTGCATGTGATGTATGCTACCTGGGGAAAAAGAGCAGAAGACTACGGTCCCTTAATAAACCATGTAGAAACAGTCTGTAAGAGCTTACTTACAATTAATCACTGTTACTAAATTTGTAAATGTCAAAAAGCAATCTCTACAAAGTAATTCATGCATTTATAAACACTATTTTAATGATTTATAAATGATTTATAAACACTATTTTACATTATTTATAAATATTTATAAACACTATTTTACATATTTAATAAATTGTTTATAAACACTATTTTACATTATTTATAAATGATTTATAAACACTATTTTAATGATTTATAACTATTTATAAACACTATTTTACATGATTTATACATGATTTCAAAATTATTTATGATGATTAATAAACACTATTTTATTGATTTATAAATTATTTATAAACACTATTTTAATGATTTATAATTAAATATAAACACTATTTTACATGATTTATAAATGATTTATAAATGATTAATAAATCCTATTTTACATGATTTATAGGATAATGAATACGGTGTTTGATCATAGTATGTTAACAATTTGTAAATTATTAATAATGTACCACTAGGTTGTTTATAAACTAGTTATTGTCATCTCATAAGATTATTTAGAAAGTATTTGTTAATTTTTAtgttatttaagtaggcaagtcagttaagaacaaattcttatttcaaatgacggcctaggaacagtgggttaactgccttgttcaggggcagaacgacagatctttaccttgtcagctcggggattcaatcttgcaacctttcggttactagtccaacgctctaaccactaggctacctgcccccaaGTTAATGGTTGATTAATGGTTTGAATCACCATTTATACAcatatttatacatttatttacTGTATATGTGTCATAAATGGTATATTTATTGATTGTTAATGAGTGCAGTTGTAAATGTGAGTATATGCACTTACTAATACCTCAGTTGATAATTCATGTAGAGCCTTATAAACTATGTAATTattctaaataaattattttaatcCCGTAATAACCCTAAAGCGCCAGAGGTTGGAACCAGTTCAGGGATTTTCTTTCTCTGAGGAACAGATTCAGAACCGGGAACGAAAGTGATATATAGTGTTCCGGAACAGAAACTTTATTTTAAAAgtatgggaaccggttaataacatTATGTTACGTTCAATCCCACAATAAAGACAACAAAGCCCACTTTGTCACTCATATGTATTCAAGTCTTTATCTGCCAGCTGAAAATATttgccagtatgtgtgtgtgttggcaacCTGTCCGTCTCCTTTGAAGCTTaggctactgtaacctactgatgttacaagcatgtttcagaaattagggagaaagatttttagagaagaatggattaactttttcaatgctagttagagatactatagttatcacgttTTACAtcggatttattaactacaaagaGGTAGACGTGCTAATTCTGGTGTCACTCTGCACACGCAATCTTGTTAactgcctagctagctagctctggtccaacgttacgCCAACTTTTGGAAGTTCCGACactcaaagttcctccatagaagccaaCAGAACAGAGAATGCAAAGTCAAAAAAGGCCCAGGCCCAACAAGCAGCAGCTAGTGCCATTTTGAGGACTGATGACAACGTCTCTCCAGATACCCAGCAACAAGATTCTGCCACGGCAATGAAAGAGACTGTAATAAAATCTATCAACAATCGTTTTGATAAGCTCTAAACAAAGTATGAGTCTCTAAAGACAGCACAGGCCGAACTGAAGGGCCGCATGGACACAGCCGATGAGGCCATGTCTGATCACGACACCCGGATAGGAGGCCTGGAAACCACCTGCGCTCAGCTTAAAAAGAAGAATGAGTTCTCCAAGTCAAAGTTCTCCATTTAGAAGGCAGGAGTCGCAGGCTGAACATCAAACTCGTGGGGAATTTGGAGGACGAAGAACAAGGGAAACCCACAGAGTTTGTGTCCAAGCTAATTCCCAAGCTCCTGGGTGACGACAAGTTCCCATAGCCCCTCATTATTGACCGTGCACACCGCTCTCTACAGGTGAAGCCCTCACCAGGTGTCAAGCCGCACACCATAATCGCAAGGATTCATTACTTTCAGGATAAGGAGCTCATTCTACAAGCTATGGAATACAAAGGCCAAAAGGTCTTCCCCAACTAAACCATGGAGGTGAAGGAGCAATGTGATGCAGACCATGAGCGAGGTGGAGGTGAAATACAGCCTGCATTTTCCAGCCAAGCTACATGTTCATCACAACGGCATAACAAGAGTCTTCACCAAGCCCGAAGAGGCTGCAAGCTATGTATTAAAACTACAGAAAACCCCCCTGAAAGGGTGAAATCCCTCACCACAAATTTCTGGGATATTGACTGAGTAAACAGTGTTTATTCATAAACGGTAGCGTATTCATGTGTTTTCCAACAACCGCGGAGAGGGCTGTTGGTTAAGTCTGACTATAGTTAGCTTGCTAGCGTAGTATTGGGTCTGTGCTAGCCATTATTCCCGGCAGTCCTCATTTACGTGATATGGGGAGAACAGTTCTTCATTTGGGGAAACAGTGGGGAGGACAGGTTTCTCTGGGGAAGCAGTAGGGAGGACAGGTTTCTCTGGGGAAGCAGTAGAGAGGACAGGTTTCTCTGGGGAAGCAGTGGGGAGGACAGGTTTCTCTGGGGAAACAGTGGAGAGGACAGGTTTCTCTGGGGAAGCAGTGGGGAGGACAGGTTTCTCTGGGGAAGCAGTGGGGAGGACAGGTTTCTCTGGGGGAACAGTGGGGAGGACAGGTTTCTCTGGGGAAACAGTGGGGAGGACAGGTTTCTCTGGGGAAGCAGTAGGGAGGACAGGATTCTCTGGGGAAGCAGTGGGGAGGACAGGTTTCTCTGGGGAAGCAATGGGGAGGACAGGTTTCTCTGGGGAAGCAGTGGGGAGGACAGGTTTCTCTGGGGAAGCAGTGGGGAGGACAGGTTTCTCTGGGGAAGCAGTGGAGAGGACAGGTTTCTCTGGGGAAGCAGTGGGGAGGACAGGTTTCTCTGGGGAAACAGTGGGGAGGACAGGTTTCTCTGGGGAAACAGTGGGGAGGACAGGTTTCTCTGGGGAAGCAGTGGGGAGGGCTGGTTTCTCTGGGGGTCTGTTACTGTGTTCGGTTTTTTGTTTTCTGCTGCCAGACAAGTTCTATTTTAATACGTACAtgtttaagatgttttatttgaaaTGCTCTTGGATATAAATGTCAGGAAACGATCTTGAGAATCAGTCAGATATTAAAGGTGTCACATTAGTCTTGTGGAATATGCATGTTTCGGGCACGCGCCAAAAGAGGTATTCTATTTAAGCACTTGAAATCACATGGTGCTGACATAATCCAACTGTATTTCTCAAGTTTATGAATCTCCTCCAAGGCTAGTGGTGTTGTTATTGTCTTTCGTAAGAACATCCCTTTTCAGCTTTCATCTTTGTCTACAGACCCACAAGGTACATCATAGTATCAGGGAACATTAACTCTTTCCCTGTCACCCTATTGAACGTCAATGCCCCAAACACTGACGACCCACATTTATTTCGTGCTGTTTTTGATTTATTCCCAGAGTACCAGTACCACTAATCTAATAATCGAAAGCGGTTTAAATTGTTATCTTGATCCGTATATCTTGACAGACTGTCTACATGTACTCCACCAAATATCACCTCTGTCCAGGTTCTAAATAATCTAATCAAATCCAGGAACCTAGTGGACATCTGGAGACAGCAACATCTGGAGACTGTAACATCCCACAGGAATCTAGAGGACATCTGGAGACTGCAACATCTGGAGACTGCAACATCTGGAGACTGCAACATCCCACAGGAATCTAGAGGACATCTGGAGACTGCAACATCCCACAGGAATCTAGAGGACATCTGGAGACTGCAACATCCCACAGGAATCTAGAGGACATCTGGAGACTGCAACATCCCACAGGAATCTAGAGGACATCTGGAGACTGCAACATCCCACAGGAACCTAGAGGACATCTGGAGACTGCAACATCCCACAGGAATCTAGAGGACATCTGGAGACTGCAACATCCCACAGGAATCTAGAGGACATCTGGAGACTGCAACATCCCAGTGGACTTCTGGAGACGGCAACATTCCAGTGGACTTCTGGAGACGGCAACATCCCACAGCCAAAGACTACTCATTCTACTCTAatgtggggcggcagggtagcctagtggttagagcgttgggcaagtttgaatccccgagctgacaaggtacaaatctgtcgttctgcccctgaacaaggcagttaacccagttcctaggccatcattgaaaataagaatttgttcttaactgatgcctagtaaaataaaataaatgttcacAAATCTCATTCTAGAATTAATAGATTCCAAACTGATACCCAATTTGCTCAATGCGAAATAGCATCTTAATCTTTCTTTACTTAAACAGAATTACAGTTGGTGTTTTAACCCCTCCTTGCTCACAGACCAAGCATTCATTGACTGCATCACAACCAAGTTGAATGAGTTCCTCAAGACTAATGACACAGGAGTGGTAACTGATTCTACACTATGGGAAACTTTTAAAGTGGTTATGAGAGGGcatattatatatattaaatgACTGGAGGAGATAGAAAAAACCTCCCAGCTTTAGACGAGACATACAGAACTTCACACTCTCAGGTTGACTACAACAATATTTTGGAAttaaaatatgaatacaattattTTCTTGGTTCTCAGGGCAGTAACCTCCTATTAAAGCTAAGACAAAAACAATTTGAACTAAGGGACAAACCGGAAAGGCTGCTGGCTAGACAACTAAAGGGTGCACAGGCAAATAGACTGATCCTAAAGAGATAAACAACTGCTTCAAAGAACAATACTCAGAGTTATACTCTTCCAGATCCGATGCTTCTGGTTCTGATTTATCAGCCTCCTTTGATTCCATCAGCCTGGCTTCTAGTTCTGATGTATCAGCCTTCTTTGATTCCATCAGCCTGGCTTCTAGTGCTGATGTATCAGCCTTCTTTGAATCCATCAGCCTGCCAAAACTTGATGATAACTCAATTTTCTCAACAGAGGAATTAATCAAGGCAATAAAAGATTTCCCACCTGGGAAGAAATCTCAAGGAAAGTGGCAGCTTAGCCCTACCTACTTTACCTTTAAGCATTATTACAGGGCTGAAAATGCCATGGCATTAATGTACTGGCAACTGGgtttccctgaaaagttgtacACTGTTGCCCCCCTGTGGCTAAATATGGAAGTCAAGTCTGTAACAAATTCCTCTCCTCCAGCTTTGCTTTTCTCCAAAGCAGAGTGCCCAAACAAACTGACAGGCAACAACTTTGTTTTGAGAAATTGTTTAAGAATTTGAAAACAGATTACGCCTGTTTAGAAGGTGTCTGATACCTCTGTATACACCCCGATATGCTTTAGTCACATTCTGTTGAAGGTcttcaaagcacacacatccctgggtagctcctcttttcagttcccTGCAGCTAGCGACTaaaacgagctgcaaaaaacactcaaacttcacagttttatctccatttcttcgttcaaagactaaatcgtggacattcttactgacagttgtggctgctttgtgcgatgtattgttgtctctaccttctttccctttgtgctgttgtcagtgcccaataatgtttgtaccatgtgttgtgctgctaccgtgttgtgctgctgtcatgtgtttctaccatgctgtgttgtcatgtgttgctaccatgctatgtttttgtcttaggtctctctttatgtagtgttgtgttgtctctcttgtcgttatgtgtgttatatttatatttttataaagTGCATGAGCTCTCAGAAATGTGTCTATGTAAAGCCTGCCAAGGAGCCTGCCAAGGAGCCAGCCGCGGAGCCAGCCGCGGAGCCAGCCGCGGAGCCAGCCGCGGAGCCAGCCGCGGAGCCTGCCGCGGAGCCAGCCGCGGAGCCTGCCGCGGAGCCTGCCAAGGATTCGCCAAGCATCTGCCCTTCCATTCCAGACACTTATTGGACCACATGGTGATCACATGAGGGATAACAATGCCATGCACTTTCCGTTCCCTTTCCCTTCACAGCCAGTTGGAGATAAATCATGTTATCTATCTGGAAAGCATTTTAAACCTCTCCACAGCTCAGTCTACAATACCATATGTGCCTAACAGTCACTATTGCTGCAGCAAACATACTCAACAGGTTttgactctcgctctctctctccaccgcaCCTGCTGtgtcgacctctgaatgctcggctatgaaaagctagCTGACATtcactcctgaggtactgacctggtgcaccctctacaaccactgtgattattatttgaccctgctggtcatctatgaacgtttgaacatcttgaagaacaatttggccttaatggccatgtactctcaTAATccccacccagcacagccagaagaggactggccacccctcagagtctggttcctctcttggtttcttcctaggttccagcctttcttgggagtttttcctagccaccgtgcctctacatctgcattgcttgctgtttgaggttcttggctgggtttctgtacagcactttgtcaCATCAgctaatgtaaaaagggctttataaatacatttgattgattgaattccACAGAATGACTCAGgataactcaataaaatctttcACCTTCAATAAAACGTAAACGTTTATTAATTAATTTCTCAAGACAACATTTAATGCATGCACAAGTGATACAAATGTATTTGGTTTGCCAGTGTTAGGGTGGTAAGCCTTGTCCTTTGCCTACTGTGTCTCTGACACCTCCGGGTTGCGTAGCTTGTTGATGACCTCTGTCAGCATGCGGTTGCAGAGGGCAGCGTATGGGTTCAGAACCACTACCTGTTGCCGTGCGAACTCACTGCCCAGGACGGCTGCCCTCTCGAAGTCCTCCCGGGCCTTATCATCCTGGCAGGCCAGCCTCAGCAGCAGGCCTCTCTGGACCAGAGCCTGACACGCTGTACGCCCTACACCCCCACTCAGAGCAATGGCACGCTCCAGGTCCTCTAGGGCTCCTGGGGGAATACAGAACCCACAGAAAAAGATTAGCTCCAGGTCCTCTAGGGTTCCTGGGGGAATACAGAACTCACAGATAAAGATAAGCTCCAGGTCCTCTAGGGTTCCTGGGGGAATACAGAACTCACAGATAAAGATAAGCTCCAGGTCCTCTAGGGTTCCTGGGGGAATACAGAACTCACAGATAAAGATAAGCTCCAGGTCCTCTAGGGTTCCTGGGGGAATACAGAACTCACATATAAAGATAAGCTCCAGGTCCTCTAGGGTTCCTGGGGGAATACAGAACTCACAGATAAAGATAAGCTCCAGGTCCTCTAGGGTTCCTGGGGGAATACAGAACTCACATATAAAGATAAGCTCCAGGTCCTCTAGGGTTCCTGGGGGAATACAGAACTCACATATAAAGATAAGCTCCAGGTCCTCTAGGGTTCCTGGGGGAATACAGAACACACAGATAAAGATAAGCTCCAGGTCCTCTAGGGCTCCTGGGGGAATATAGAAG from Salmo trutta chromosome 26, fSalTru1.1, whole genome shotgun sequence includes the following:
- the LOC115163867 gene encoding F-box only protein 40; protein product: MPPEGLHQHCERCYSLHCQAPVNTSVSCMVIKCHLHCGAAFHKCKEEEHQLLCPNETVPCLNVDYGCPFTMLRHRLAKHLEVCPASTIICSQQWIRFPVADTDSYIHRTSLADPEKQLNVSMALRDQELLFRCLKMKTVFPELMEKMEAEPAQKEIDVGVTSSAGEGCSSFDPSEAMEDGDNGYGDEMELEKELSQEEREALAKNKDVATLQNYSSYEAMFRKEMKGCQQTVKNMEKKFNPGDGEEEKAFSLSNGHGELDGSSKECQENGATACAVDVTRSGLAPWQDGVMERLRREVTTADYNMYLAHHGAMLINFGQLAACTPRDKDFVYGKLEPIEVQTVRTFNVPTSYRPKRIHMHDPWSPMVNKSVDTSDLGVSVEDLPKCDEVNATLLCFLEKELKGHNISEGGGEDGFYVHIGTQTYNIPSAPFKQEASLADIIPDPHKGLYVQIQAEDITRRHNFTNSAFSYLCGHIFRRDEYHTHFKNVHLDIQSCLNGWFEQRCPLAYLGCNYSQRRFQPVGQRATVTYRQDLSTFSLKPEGPSMLSDSEKTISIASDRKHPRKLDPLSRLPFEILHHLAGFLDSFSLSQLSQVSQLMREVCVTLLEERGMVYLKWEKKTYSHGGSSWKCRKNVWEFSSLFSKVDRWCFDDVPSMSEHLKVCPFYQREELSMPVKLASMEGARERPQSLLDLLQEYDLPLADQ